In Poecile atricapillus isolate bPoeAtr1 chromosome 1, bPoeAtr1.hap1, whole genome shotgun sequence, the sequence TCTCATTCAACATTACCCATCTCCACATGGAGCATCCCAAATCCAACCAGCTTGAAAAAAATGGCCCTGTTTCCAGACCCCTCCTGCACATGTACATGGTGTCTCCTGGGGTCAGGGGCCTCTCTGCTTTGCTCACTCCCTGGTCACTCACAAGCTCCAGCAGAGACTGCCTGACTTGCTTATGCACCAGGGAATGCAGAGAGAAGCATCCTGCACTGAGAGCTGCCTGCTCTCAAAGGCAAAGACTGCATCTCCTGCCGCATGGTCCCTCACTGTTGATGGCAGGTGCTGCTCACCTGAATGTTCATCACTATTGTGGTCATGTGCTTCACCCATCTACCTCATTCTGGGTCTGTGGCTCACCTGCCTCCACCTCCTTCCTGCAGACAACTCTGCAGATGGACGGTACAGGCATGGGCTGTGAAGGAGGTGGGCTCTGAGCTAATGTtgtcctttccttttcccccaaTAGCATGACTACAGTCATTGTCATCCTGGCTGCAGTGATCACCCTGATCATTGGTTTTGGTGTCTCAGGTATGTGACTGCTCAGATTTCTTGCAGTTTCTGGTGGTGTGATCTTCTGCCCTGCCTCTACCTCCGTGTGTCCACCTCCTGCACAGGCTGAGGTGTGATCATGTGTGGAAGTGCCTCATCTTTAACACCCTTTAACAAAGGCTAGGCAGGTGTagtgcagcctgtgctgctggaggtgtCCTCATGTGTCAGCTGAAATTTCCTTGGGTTTGGAGCCCCAAACCTACACATAAAGTTCTGCACATACTCTGCTCCTTCTCCCAGACAGGATGAGATGATGGGCTGGTATTTATTATGAAATCAGAGAGCATCTGCCAGGATGAGACACCTTTCCCAGGTCCCTCAGAGACAACAAAAACGTGTTGCTTTGGTGTTGGCCAAAATGCAGTTTCCTTGGAATGTGCTGAATTAGGATGGGTAGGGAAGGGCTGCATGGGAAAGAGAGCCTGGCTCTGGGAATTCTCAGGCTCACAGCTTAGGATTTAAGATGCTGACTTTTCTTAAACGAAAGAAAAATATTCGGATTTCAGTAAGGGGGAAAGAGCTGCTATTTCTCTGCCTTCCAATCACGCTTTTATTGCATAAAGGAAGGTCCTGActaagaaaagacaaaaatcatGCTTCTCTGGCAACTGTAAAGAGAAAAATCCCTATGCATATAAGTAAACAAGAAAATACCACATGAATTCTTCTCAAACATGTAAGAAGAGCTACTTTTAGAAGCACTCTTTTGCTAATGAAATACCCCTGTGCTTTATCTTGGCATGCAGTCCACAGGAGCTGGCCCCTACTAGCAGCACTGGTAGCTGCCACCGGTGGCCTTGCCGTGTGCCAGTGCCTGTTCAGCCTCAGGCTTGGTCCATGACAGCTACAGGGCAGTCTGGCCTTTCTCCAGGATTGCTGCCTTACCTTTCTCCAGCCTCCTTGCTCTCTCCTTGCAGGAAAACACTCCATCAGTGTGATGGCACTGACGTCTCCAGGGAACATTGGCCAGCgcagcatcctgggctgcacTTTTGAACCTGACATCCAGATGGACAGCATAGCAATCCAGTGGGCCAAGGAGGGGGTAGTTGGGCTGGTTCATGAGTTTAAGGATGGGAAGGACCACCTGCAAGAACAAGATCCATCATTTCAGGGCCGCACGGCCGTGTTTGTGGACCAGGTGATCGGCGGGAATGCTTCCCTGGAGCTGAGGGATGTGCAGCTCTCCGATGCTGGCACCTACCAGTGCTCCGTCACCACAGTCAGAGGGAGTggggcagcagtgctgcagtaCAGGACAGGAGGTGAGGGCTACAAGGAACAAAATCCTGCTGCAAAACATGTGCTAGTGTGCCTTGGTTGAACCTACCTGCACTTATGATGGTGCTGCACCTCTGAGTAGGGTATTTTTCTGGCTTTTGCAAGGATATTTATGGCCTTACTCCATCTTTTGACATGCTTGTTCCAGAAAAGGTTATAATCTTGATAACACAGTAGCTTTTTCTCTTTAGAATTAGGATATATCTCCAGCCAGAAGTGCTGCATAGTAAAAATTGTAgcatatttaatgtatttttctcagtttttctaaagtttcagtttttaaaaaattactacCAAAGCAACAAACCTCTGATATCATAGTTATCTGAAATGTTACATATTTACAAAAGACAGTCATCCAGGAGAGATCTGGAAACCACCAGGTCTTCAGCCTCTTCCAGTGAGATGAATTTGGCTGTAATAACAAGCCACCTCCCAAGCAGTCACCTCATGTTGTGACTGATGGATGAACCCTTTGAGGATCTCCTCCAGACTGCAGTCTTTGCACCCTCTCTCTCATCCCTGAAGCCAGAACTGCAGCCCTACAGCTCAAACTGGGTGAGGAAAAGCCCTCAGACCTCTCCAAGTAAAAGAGGGTTTTGGATTGCAAATGTCCCCTATCCCTCCTTGAAGCCCTATGGATCTGCCTGCTTTTGTGTTGCTTGGTTGGATGTTTAAAGTAATCCACACAGAAAGGcattagaaagaaaatgtgaaatggTGTAATGGGTTTTATTTCCAACATAGTAATACCTGTTCTGTGTGGAAAGACAGACATGTTCCTTTGAGCTGATTTCCTTTAGCTCATCCTTTCACCACTTCACCACCAGATCCTACCACCCAAAGCCAAAGCTGATGAATACTGAAGGCAGCTGTCCTGTGCTTTGGCTGTGTGCAGCCCTCCTTATTCCAGGTCTGCAGGGGATTGCTCAGGATGAGAAAACAgtctcaagttgcaccaggggaagtttagatttcatattaagaaaaatttgctcATGGAGAGGGTTATCaagccctggaacaggctgtccagggaagtggtggagtcacctaCTATGCCTAGAGATTTAAAATACATGCATTTATGGTATAGTGGTGGACTTAATGCTCGGTTAACAGTTAGACTTGATTttaaagatctcttccaaccttaacaaatctgcagctctgtgaagCTGTAGGTGTTGGTCAGGCCCCCTTCTCAGTGAGTGAAGAGGGTGAATCATCTTTCTCCtattattaataaaaactaaaaaccaCTAAAGCTGTGCCACGACCTCAGCAGATCCTGTCAAGCTGGATTGCTATGTTTAGATCCCTTGTAGTCATCCTCCCATGGCCCAACCTGTACAGAGCTCTGTCTGAGCCTGTTTTTGGCGTGGCTAcgggcagtgctgtgctgctaAGCAGAAAGCAGCCTAGAAATACCTGGGACTGGTAGATGTAGTGGGGTATTACATGCCCAGTTCCTATCACTTGCCTTGTTTTGTCTCTCtccattttccctcccaaagCCTTCAGCATGCCCGTGGTGCAGATGGAGAACAGCAGCCATGGAGACACGCTGCAGTGTGAAGCCCCGCGCTGGTTCCCCTGCCCTGCCGTGCGCTGGACGGCCTACGGTGACACGGGGGAGTGCCTGCCCCACACTGCCAACACCAGATACGAGCTGAACCCTGGAAACatcactgtgagggtggtttccctcctgcacagcaTCACTGCTAATGCCACCTACACCTGTGTGATTGAAAACAGCATTGCCAAGGCTATGGGCAGCATCACAGTGACAGGTAGGGTTCAACACCACCCAGAGATGACAGGCATGGGGGAGAGGAGAGTTTCAGCAGTGTTCCTGGTGCACCAGGGggttcctgcagcagctgtgttAGTCAAGGACAGGTCTGAAAGCATGGCTAATCCAACCacttccctctgtccctgcgATGAAGGAAAGGGAATGTGTTTGCTCCTGCTATCTTATATGCTTCTCATGGTATTGTAACCTTGGCATGGGGACAGAACTGCCAGGGGACCAGAAAGAGAGACACACTTCAAAGGAGTGTATTGATTGGAATGttaaccaaaaccaaaccaaccaaccaaaacccacATCTTTTGACACTTTCTTTAACCAGTTCAGCTTAGATCCCATTCGTGTACCAAACCAACAGGCCCATCAGCGGTGGCAATATCTCTGACTCTAGCCCAATCTCTTTATTTAAAAGGCCATTTTACTCACAGAAAATCAAACTTTCCAAAGGTCCTGAGTATCTTCTCCTGTTCTACATGAGAAGGGCCATAATGCTTCTACAGCCAGGACTTCATTTGGTCTCCAGTACAAGAGGCAGGGTCTATTTTCATccatattcagaaaaattagaagGAATAAATGCACAATTTATTTGCCTTCCCTGCTGTGTTCCTGCTCTGGTAGCCTCTCACTATTCTTCTGCTACAGATTTCAGCATTACAAAGGTGACTAACTTGCAGCTGGTGAGCCTGAATGCAGAGTCAGTGTCATCCTCCTTTCCAGCCTGTCACTGGATGCTTCTGCTTCCCTTGTACCTGCTGTCATTATAAAGCCAATATAAAGCAATTGGAAACTCTGCTGGACCTGCAGGTGAGCTTAGGAAGAGAAACTCATATACATACAATAGACATAGATCCTCTTAGGGAGTTTGGCTACAGCAGCAGACCTATCTCAAGCCTGCCAGAATTAGAGAACCCTGGGTCTTTCCCCTCTGCCCCTcctttccccatccccaccttTAGGTGGGACACATGGCTTGTCCCTCCCACAGGCTTCTCCTGTCACTTTCTGCAACCACAGAGATCCTTCTCTTACACCATCAGCTGTCAGCTCTTACTTGCCCCCTCATCCTCTTTCCTTGCACCCTCTGAACCTGGGCTGCAGTTTATGGCTGCAAGGCAGCATGGGcttcttcctctctctgctcACAAGACCTGCTACAGTACAAGCCTTGCTTGCTCCCACTTTACTCACACAACTCCACAGTACAGTGTGCTGTCTCCAGTAAATAGTACAGACACCTAGCTCCCACGGCTAGAGGGATCTAGCCTGAGCAATCCCCTGCAGACCTGGAATAAGGAGAGCTGTACACAGCCAAAGCACAGGACAGCTGCCTTCAGTATTCGTCAACTTTGGCTTTAGGTGGCAGGACCTGGAGGTGAACTGGTGAAAGGATGAGCTAAAGAGAACCAGCTAAAAGGAACATGTCTGTCTTTCCACACAGAATGGGTATTACAGCTACATTGATGGCAGGATTCACTTCAGGCTTTCCTCCCTCTGGGGCTGAGGGCTTTAGGAGTTCCTGCCAGTTCCAGAGTACACAGTAGCACAAATATGAAATTAGCTGATTTTCTTGTGTTATTATTACTTACCCACATCAGCAACAGGATACTTTGGCTTCACAAAGAGAACGAGGAATGCGATAAGGAAAATTGCATAAAGGAAAAGTTCTGATTGCAGGCCAAGATATGTTCCCTTGTCTGATAAAACACACTGACCAGAACTCTGATCATGGGCAGAAATTCAGACGCAAACAGGAAAAGGGTTTCCCGCAATACAGCTGAGAACAGCTCATTCAGAGTACTTAAAGCAGGCAATTCTTAACTCCCCCCAAACAGATTTGATTCACCCATCTCTTGGCTTGTGATTCCCTGACTGTACTAATAAAACTGTAAATAAGAGAGCCAGTTAATCTCCTCCATCTTCTTGGAATGCTAAAATCAAACTCCCCTTCTGAAAAAGATGTGAATGGCAGAACAGCAATGGGTAAGAAAACTGCCAGCAGGCTTGGAATATCATGGCAAAGACAAACCATGTCTAAAGTCCTGTATGAGGAGTGATGATGGCATTTGTAATGTGAAATAAAAGAGGAACAGATAAGTAGACACCAGACAGAAAACTAACATACAGtatgaggaggaaaaggagactAGTAAGATACTACTGTAAGGTTcaaattcagaagaaaagttATTAAACCCAGATATAACAATAGAGCcgaattttccttttttgctttttaaataagtGTTATCTGGCACTTCCTATCTATTTCTGCCTGTTACTGTGTTATTAATATTGCAGGACTACTTTCAGTTGCACTTCTTAACCACATTTGATCTTTGTCTTATCACTTATGGTCAACATTTTCCTCAGGCTGAGATAgattttggggacttttttttgttttcttttctttctggaggGTGGAGAGTAAGCTTTAGTaaaatcttttctgttttgcagaaaGCACCAAAGAAAATAAGGCTGTCACAGCAATATTTGCAGAGACTTCTGTTTTAAGCTATTTTAGCAACCTTTTAAGATGGAGTCTCAGAACTTGACTGAATGGTGGCATTTATCAGGTCTTGTGCCACTCACACTTTGGTCTCAGAAGTGGACAGCAGGCTTTGAGAAGGAAGGTATTTCACTCATGCTCAATAAACCCACTGCCTGGTATCACAGCTCAGTGCCTGCCTTTTCTTACCAGCCCCATCTAATGTTCAGGCTGCTGTTTATAAACTGCAAAACAATGCCCAAATAATTGTGTCATTTGGTACCATGACTTAGTCTCCAAACAGCAGCTTACTCACTTCTCTTCTTGAAGGAGATGCTTTAAAAGTATAATTTCAATCATTTCAGTTAGGTTAAGAAGACCATACCCTGTGGGAACTGTATGGTTTTGTTAATGGTCACCATATAGTTTTGTTAATGGTCACCACATAGCAATTAAACCTGAATACTGAAATAGATACTAACACAGATACAGAGCTCTTTAAGTAATATTTTCATAGCTTTATTTAGTAGATACTACCACACAAAATGCACACACTGTGTGCCCCAGGCCCAAGAGCTGTCACATAGAAAGCACTGAATATCTCTCTTCCAAAATGTAGCCCAGTATCACTGGTTGACAATGGCCTAGAGTGACCATTCAGGAATTCCTCAAGTCACAGCAGCTGCTTGCCTGCCTGCTTCACCCTCTGTTCACAGGCTCGTGCTCCCACTGGAAAGGAGATTAAAAAAGCTCCTGATCCCAGTAGATTTCCATAATTCTTCGCCCACTGGGAGAGATATTAAGCAGTGGCTCCCACTCAGCAGGAACTGGATGTCCTGCTCATCCTCTGGCTGTTCAGGTAGTGTAAGGCATCTTGTCCCACTT encodes:
- the VTCN1 gene encoding V-set domain-containing T-cell activation inhibitor 1: MASQGQVIFWSMTTVIVILAAVITLIIGFGVSGKHSISVMALTSPGNIGQRSILGCTFEPDIQMDSIAIQWAKEGVVGLVHEFKDGKDHLQEQDPSFQGRTAVFVDQVIGGNASLELRDVQLSDAGTYQCSVTTVRGSGAAVLQYRTGAFSMPVVQMENSSHGDTLQCEAPRWFPCPAVRWTAYGDTGECLPHTANTRYELNPGNITVRVVSLLHSITANATYTCVIENSIAKAMGSITVTDFSITKVTNLQLVSLNAESVSSSFPACHWMLLLPLYLLSL